A DNA window from Planctomycetota bacterium contains the following coding sequences:
- a CDS encoding putative peptidoglycan glycosyltransferase FtsW, producing the protein MLRLGHFIALIALCLLTIGVVMVNSADMRVASPSGENVAPAITAESILLSRSTIYMALALGAMCIGAMLPVRRFAESLDAGGAASGFFAPARLGGHEGGVLSPAARGLLIASLALVAVCALVYVPGLSKEINGARRWLRLPVPGLGDALSVQPSEIAKWGMVGLLAWYGAAAAPRIHRFWGGLVPALLCIGGVSALIVKEDLGTGVLIAGVSSLVLIAAGARLWQFMIFAPLAVAGVVFAILTSDYRVKRILAFVDPYADPQGIGYHTIQSLIAIANGEGWGRGLGHGLQKFGYLPEDRTDFIFPIICEELGIAGAGVVCLLFAALMACGWSIVRREPLAALRLFAFGVIATIGLQAVINLAVVTGLAPTKGIALPLLSSGGTGWILTSFCLGLVISIERTQDAPDHSRALAAA; encoded by the coding sequence ATGCTCCGCCTCGGGCATTTCATCGCGCTCATCGCCCTCTGCCTGCTCACCATCGGCGTGGTCATGGTGAACAGCGCCGACATGCGCGTCGCCTCGCCCAGCGGCGAGAACGTCGCTCCGGCCATCACCGCCGAGTCCATCCTGCTCTCGCGGTCCACGATCTACATGGCCCTGGCCCTGGGCGCCATGTGCATCGGCGCCATGCTGCCGGTCCGCCGGTTCGCCGAATCGCTGGACGCGGGGGGGGCCGCCTCGGGGTTCTTCGCCCCGGCGCGTCTCGGCGGGCATGAGGGGGGCGTGCTGTCGCCCGCGGCGCGGGGGCTGCTGATCGCGTCGCTCGCGCTGGTCGCGGTGTGTGCGCTGGTGTACGTGCCCGGGCTGTCGAAGGAGATCAACGGCGCGCGCCGGTGGCTGCGTCTGCCGGTGCCCGGGCTGGGCGACGCGCTCTCCGTGCAGCCCAGCGAGATCGCCAAGTGGGGCATGGTCGGGCTGCTCGCGTGGTACGGAGCGGCGGCGGCGCCGCGCATCCATCGGTTCTGGGGCGGGCTGGTCCCCGCGCTGCTCTGCATCGGGGGCGTGTCGGCCCTCATCGTGAAGGAAGACCTCGGCACGGGCGTGCTCATCGCGGGCGTGTCGTCGCTGGTGCTGATCGCGGCCGGCGCCCGCCTGTGGCAGTTCATGATCTTTGCGCCCCTCGCCGTCGCGGGCGTGGTGTTCGCCATCCTCACCAGCGACTACCGCGTGAAGCGCATCCTGGCCTTCGTCGACCCCTACGCCGACCCGCAGGGCATCGGCTATCACACCATCCAGTCGCTCATCGCCATCGCCAACGGCGAGGGCTGGGGGCGCGGGCTGGGGCACGGCCTGCAGAAGTTCGGCTACCTCCCCGAGGACCGTACTGATTTCATCTTCCCGATCATCTGCGAGGAACTCGGCATCGCCGGCGCGGGCGTGGTCTGCCTGCTCTTTGCCGCCCTGATGGCCTGCGGGTGGTCGATCGTCCGGCGCGAGCCCCTTGCCGCCCTGCGCCTGTTCGCGTTCGGCGTCATCGCGACCATCGGTCTGCAGGCCGTCATCAACCTCGCGGTCGTCACGGGCCTGGCGCCCACCAAGGGCATCGCGCTCCCGCTGCTCTCCTCGGGCGGCACGGGCTGGATCTTGACGTCCTTCTGCCTGGGC
- a CDS encoding sugar phosphate isomerase/epimerase family protein has product MPTRRDFLAASALAAAAPVFAAAPHRRQPGTPPARRNPICVSTYSFWQFNEGMRLPVDECIRQAAAMGFDGVEILHRQMDAEDNASLQRLKQVALLEGCPLVGFSIHQGFVHADPAERAKNVAHTRRCLELAGAMGIPTMRVNTGRWGTTKDFNQLMKDRGVEPPIPGVAEDTAFGWVIDALGECVEVAAREGVTMGLENHWGLGLTPQGVLRITQAVNSPWLRCTLDTGNFLEDPYERLELMAPHTCFVQAKTYFGGGKWYTLDLDYPRIAAMLRRNDYRGWISLEYEGLEDWKTAIPKSLAVLRGAFGERD; this is encoded by the coding sequence ATGCCCACCCGCCGCGATTTTCTCGCCGCCTCGGCCCTGGCCGCCGCGGCCCCCGTCTTCGCCGCCGCGCCCCATCGACGCCAGCCGGGCACCCCGCCCGCCCGGCGCAACCCGATCTGCGTCTCGACCTACTCGTTCTGGCAGTTCAACGAAGGCATGCGCCTGCCGGTGGACGAGTGCATCCGCCAGGCGGCGGCCATGGGGTTCGACGGCGTCGAGATCCTCCATCGCCAGATGGACGCCGAGGACAACGCCTCGCTCCAGCGCCTCAAGCAGGTCGCCCTCCTCGAGGGCTGCCCGCTCGTGGGGTTCTCGATCCACCAGGGCTTCGTCCACGCCGACCCCGCCGAACGCGCCAAGAACGTCGCCCACACCCGCCGCTGCCTCGAACTCGCCGGGGCGATGGGCATCCCCACCATGCGCGTCAACACCGGACGCTGGGGCACCACCAAGGACTTCAACCAGCTCATGAAGGACCGGGGCGTCGAGCCACCGATCCCGGGCGTCGCGGAAGACACCGCCTTCGGCTGGGTCATCGACGCGCTGGGCGAATGCGTCGAGGTCGCCGCCCGCGAGGGCGTGACGATGGGCCTGGAGAACCACTGGGGGCTGGGCCTGACGCCGCAGGGCGTGCTGCGCATCACCCAGGCGGTGAACTCGCCCTGGCTGCGCTGCACGCTCGACACCGGGAACTTCCTCGAAGACCCGTACGAGCGGCTCGAACTCATGGCCCCGCACACCTGCTTCGTGCAGGCCAAGACGTACTTCGGGGGCGGCAAGTGGTACACCCTCGATCTCGACTACCCCCGCATCGCGGCCATGCTCCGCCGCAACGACTACCGCGGGTGGATCAGCCTCGAGTACGAGGGGCTCGAAGACTGGAAAACCGCCATCCCCAAGAGCCTCGCCGTGCTGCGCGGAGCATTCGGGGAAAGGGACTAG
- the rimO gene encoding 30S ribosomal protein S12 methylthiotransferase RimO, translated as MPRPTRKSPRARVRQKADDACRTVAFVSLGCPKNLVDSEKMLGLLAQSGIAPVPCAPDDPSFGGADAVVVNTCGFLEASKDESLGVIKEAIAAKERGEVRRVVVAGCLVQRHRAKMLEWAPGIDAMVGVFDRDRIVDAVFGERTARAGSVPVGDEAPKYWIAGNALVAAKERGVSTVGLTVHGKDGKGLGYFEDDSARLRLTPRHYAYLRISEGCNQNCAFCTIPSIRGKMRSKHPDAILAEARELLADGAFELLLIGQDTTSFGDDIGLGLGASPVPGAPGGLPALLRALSDTMDEMGTRGWLRLMYAYPSNFSDPIIDAFGELAARGRLLPYLDIPLQHASDRVLALMRRNVTRAQQARVINRLRERVPGMTVRTTFISGFPGETEDDHRQLVEFVEDMRFDAVGVFEYSHEDGTVAGTMERDPALAVDAETKARRRNEVMEAQQKIAFEAAAMIAGRFDERRPTNPDGSPRGVVRDVLIDHPLTSAGRATSGVGAGGRLYAGRTASQAPQIDGLTYVQSRDRRSPGELVRCVIVASDGYDLVARPVEELQRTVGLKVLR; from the coding sequence ATGCCCCGACCCACCAGAAAGTCCCCGCGAGCCCGCGTTCGCCAGAAGGCGGACGACGCCTGCCGCACCGTCGCCTTCGTCAGCCTCGGGTGTCCCAAGAACCTCGTCGACAGCGAGAAGATGCTCGGCCTGCTCGCCCAGAGCGGGATCGCGCCCGTCCCCTGCGCTCCCGACGACCCCTCCTTCGGCGGGGCCGACGCCGTCGTCGTGAACACCTGCGGCTTTCTGGAAGCCTCCAAGGACGAGTCGCTCGGGGTCATCAAGGAGGCCATCGCCGCGAAGGAGCGGGGCGAGGTCCGCCGCGTCGTCGTCGCCGGGTGTCTCGTGCAGCGCCACCGCGCCAAGATGCTCGAGTGGGCCCCGGGCATCGACGCCATGGTCGGCGTCTTCGACCGCGACCGCATCGTCGACGCCGTCTTCGGCGAACGGACCGCCCGCGCGGGGAGCGTGCCCGTCGGCGATGAGGCCCCGAAGTACTGGATCGCCGGCAACGCGCTCGTCGCGGCGAAGGAACGGGGCGTCTCCACCGTCGGGCTCACCGTCCACGGCAAGGACGGCAAGGGGCTGGGCTACTTCGAGGACGACTCGGCGCGCCTCCGCCTCACGCCCCGGCACTACGCGTACCTGCGCATCAGCGAGGGGTGCAACCAGAACTGCGCGTTCTGCACGATTCCCAGCATCCGGGGCAAGATGCGCAGCAAGCACCCCGACGCGATCCTGGCCGAGGCGCGCGAACTCCTCGCCGACGGCGCGTTCGAACTGCTGCTCATCGGCCAGGACACGACGTCCTTCGGCGACGACATCGGGCTCGGGCTGGGCGCATCGCCGGTCCCGGGCGCGCCCGGCGGCCTGCCCGCCCTGCTCCGCGCGCTCTCCGACACCATGGACGAGATGGGCACCCGCGGCTGGCTGCGCCTCATGTACGCCTACCCCAGCAACTTCTCGGACCCGATCATCGACGCCTTCGGCGAGCTCGCCGCTCGCGGGCGGCTGCTGCCCTACCTCGACATCCCCCTGCAGCACGCCTCCGACCGCGTGCTCGCCCTCATGCGCCGCAACGTGACGCGCGCCCAGCAGGCCCGCGTCATCAACCGCCTGCGCGAGCGCGTGCCGGGCATGACCGTCCGCACGACGTTCATCAGCGGGTTTCCCGGCGAGACCGAGGACGACCACCGCCAACTCGTGGAGTTCGTCGAGGACATGCGATTCGACGCCGTGGGTGTGTTCGAGTACAGCCACGAGGACGGCACCGTCGCGGGCACGATGGAACGCGACCCGGCGCTCGCGGTCGACGCGGAGACCAAGGCCCGCCGGCGCAACGAGGTGATGGAGGCGCAGCAGAAGATCGCGTTCGAGGCCGCCGCGATGATCGCCGGCCGGTTCGACGAACGCCGCCCCACGAACCCCGACGGCTCGCCCCGGGGCGTCGTGCGCGACGTGCTCATCGACCACCCGCTCACGAGCGCCGGGCGCGCGACCAGCGGCGTGGGCGCGGGCGGACGCCTCTACGCCGGGCGCACCGCGTCGCAGGCCCCGCAGATCGACGGGCTGACCTACGTGCAATCGCGCGATCGCCGCAGCCCCGGCGAACTCGTCCGCTGCGTCATCGTCGCGAGCGATGGCTACGACCTCGTCGCCCGCCCGGTCGAAGAACTGCAACGCACCGTGGGGCTGAAGGTACTCCGGTAG
- a CDS encoding carboxypeptidase M32, with product MARTNPPASPAPDVRPPEPGTPYAALCAHLRESALLESAAHLASWDQETYMPAQGAAARAETASILAGLVHERRTSPRLGELLATCEGDKGLQGDEVARANLREMRRDYDRLTKLPKDLVAEIAKTTSEAQEVWKKARADNNFALFRPWLEQVVVLMRRKAECLGFREGGESYDALLDLYEPEATAAQIEAVFTPLRARLSDLIGRVRESGAKVSTKCLDVKVPAERQHAFGLFVLRAMGFDLEGGRLDTTAHPFCSGIAPGDVRLTTRYRDERFTDALYGTMHEAGHGLYEQGLFKRTPDGGVSAYFGTPLADSVSLGIHESQSRMWENFVGRSKGFWKWALPHSRKFFGKALDKWDHKDLFAATNTVTPSFIRVEADETTYNLHVMIRFEMERAILRGDIAVGEIPAEWNRRYKEYLGVKVPDDRRGCLQDVHWSLGLFGYFPTYTLGNLYAAQFWERIQHDLPDLPKQIAKGKFGGLKAWLNEHIHAPGRRYTAGALCERVTGQALSHDALLRHLEHKAEQVYGV from the coding sequence TTGGCCCGCACGAACCCGCCCGCCAGCCCCGCCCCTGATGTTCGCCCGCCGGAGCCCGGCACGCCGTACGCGGCGTTGTGTGCGCACCTGCGCGAGAGCGCGCTGCTGGAATCCGCGGCCCACCTCGCATCGTGGGACCAGGAAACGTACATGCCCGCGCAGGGCGCCGCGGCCCGGGCCGAGACCGCGTCGATCTTGGCGGGCCTCGTGCACGAACGCCGCACCAGCCCGCGTCTGGGCGAGTTGCTCGCGACGTGCGAGGGCGACAAGGGGCTGCAGGGCGACGAGGTTGCACGCGCGAACCTGCGCGAAATGCGCCGGGACTACGACCGGCTGACGAAGCTGCCCAAGGACCTGGTCGCGGAGATCGCCAAGACGACGAGCGAGGCGCAGGAGGTATGGAAGAAGGCGCGTGCCGACAACAACTTCGCGCTGTTCCGCCCGTGGCTCGAGCAGGTCGTGGTGCTGATGCGCCGCAAGGCCGAGTGCCTCGGGTTCCGGGAGGGGGGCGAGTCGTACGACGCGCTGCTGGACCTGTACGAGCCCGAGGCGACGGCCGCGCAGATCGAGGCGGTGTTCACGCCGCTGCGTGCGCGGCTGAGCGATCTCATCGGGCGTGTGCGTGAGTCGGGGGCGAAGGTGAGCACGAAGTGCCTAGACGTGAAGGTGCCGGCGGAGCGCCAGCACGCGTTCGGGCTGTTCGTGCTGCGCGCGATGGGCTTTGACCTGGAGGGCGGGCGTCTCGACACCACCGCGCACCCGTTCTGCTCGGGCATCGCCCCGGGGGACGTCCGCCTCACGACGCGCTACCGCGACGAGCGCTTCACCGACGCGCTCTACGGCACGATGCACGAGGCCGGGCACGGGCTGTACGAGCAGGGCCTCTTCAAGCGCACGCCCGACGGGGGCGTGTCGGCGTACTTCGGCACGCCGCTCGCCGACTCGGTCTCGCTGGGCATCCACGAGAGCCAGTCGCGGATGTGGGAGAACTTCGTGGGTCGCAGCAAGGGCTTCTGGAAGTGGGCGTTGCCGCACTCGCGCAAGTTCTTCGGCAAGGCGCTCGACAAGTGGGACCACAAGGACCTCTTCGCGGCGACCAACACCGTGACGCCGAGCTTCATCCGCGTCGAGGCCGACGAGACGACGTACAACCTGCACGTCATGATCCGCTTCGAGATGGAGCGCGCGATTCTGCGGGGCGACATCGCGGTGGGCGAGATTCCCGCCGAGTGGAACCGGCGGTACAAGGAGTACCTGGGCGTGAAGGTGCCCGACGACCGGCGGGGCTGCCTGCAGGACGTGCACTGGTCGCTCGGGCTGTTCGGGTACTTCCCGACGTACACGCTGGGGAATCTCTACGCCGCCCAGTTCTGGGAGCGCATCCAGCACGACCTGCCGGACCTGCCCAAGCAGATCGCGAAGGGGAAGTTCGGCGGGCTGAAGGCGTGGCTGAACGAGCACATCCACGCGCCCGGGCGGCGGTACACCGCCGGGGCGCTGTGCGAGCGTGTGACGGGGCAGGCGCTCTCGCACGATGCGCTGCTGCGCCACCTCGAGCACAAGGCGGAGCAGGTCTACGGCGTGTAG
- a CDS encoding membrane dipeptidase, whose amino-acid sequence MTGRAPSLWFDAHLDLAYLAVTGRDLRAPLATLALPDAPAGPHRPAGVTLPALREGGVHLFLATIFTEVMPPGEPVPPGPEGHASYTFGDADGAYRRARGQLEVYLSLAEGGVLSLDLPRALRAPEGVGEIRGGMGVAEVVPPSIDARVAAATRAGRPLVGILMENADPIRSPADLEWWVERGVCAVGLTWARSSRYATGNGAPPGERVGLTPLGHELVREMDRLGVLHDASHLSDRALEDLFEATPRVVVASHSNCRALLDRDGRPPNQRHLTDRAIREIVRRGGVVGLNLYSPFVSRQGEDRRATIDEAIAHVERVCELAGSMRHVGLGSDIDGGFGADRLPAGIDRPADYRKLAEALARRGWTREQLDDFAWRNWARVLAGDAAP is encoded by the coding sequence ATGACCGGACGCGCTCCGTCCTTGTGGTTTGACGCCCACCTCGATCTTGCCTATCTCGCCGTCACCGGACGCGATCTCCGCGCTCCCCTCGCCACCCTCGCGCTCCCCGACGCCCCCGCGGGCCCGCACCGCCCCGCGGGCGTAACGCTGCCGGCCCTGCGCGAGGGCGGCGTGCACCTGTTCCTCGCGACCATCTTCACCGAGGTCATGCCCCCGGGAGAGCCCGTGCCGCCCGGCCCCGAAGGACACGCCTCCTACACGTTCGGCGACGCCGACGGCGCGTACCGACGCGCCAGGGGCCAGCTCGAGGTCTACCTCTCCCTCGCGGAGGGCGGCGTGCTCTCCCTCGATCTGCCGCGCGCCCTGCGCGCGCCCGAGGGCGTGGGCGAGATCCGCGGGGGCATGGGCGTCGCCGAGGTCGTGCCCCCTTCGATCGACGCCCGCGTCGCCGCCGCCACGCGCGCCGGGCGTCCGCTTGTGGGCATCCTCATGGAGAACGCCGACCCGATCCGGTCGCCCGCCGACCTGGAATGGTGGGTCGAGCGGGGCGTGTGCGCCGTGGGGCTCACGTGGGCGCGTTCGTCGCGCTACGCGACGGGCAACGGCGCGCCGCCCGGCGAACGAGTCGGACTCACGCCCCTGGGGCACGAACTCGTCCGCGAGATGGATCGCCTGGGCGTGCTGCACGACGCCTCGCACCTCTCCGACCGGGCGCTCGAGGACCTCTTCGAGGCGACGCCGCGGGTGGTCGTGGCGAGCCACAGCAACTGCCGCGCGTTGCTCGATCGCGACGGACGCCCGCCGAACCAGCGCCACCTGACCGACCGGGCGATCCGCGAGATCGTGCGCCGGGGGGGCGTTGTGGGGCTCAATCTGTATTCGCCGTTCGTGTCGCGCCAGGGCGAGGACCGCCGCGCGACGATCGACGAGGCGATCGCGCACGTCGAACGCGTGTGCGAACTGGCGGGCTCGATGCGTCACGTCGGGCTTGGCAGCGATATCGACGGCGGATTCGGCGCCGACCGCCTGCCCGCGGGCATCGACCGCCCCGCCGACTACCGCAAGCTGGCCGAGGCGCTCGCCCGGCGGGGCTGGACACGCGAGCAGCTCGACGACTTCGCGTGGCGGAACTGGGCCCGCGTGCTGGCGGGGGACGCCGCGCCCTAG
- a CDS encoding complex I subunit 1 family protein: MSGLFDWVTPQLVTSAIVIIAIVHVILILVAYLVQAERKFSAYIQDRIGPNRTGFDFGLPALKFLKGCLGFGQPLADGIKFMLKEDYTPTRVDKVLFTLAPIIIVTPALMGFIVIPWGGHWNGDVPFLGNVTEGTTVAIAGASINVGIIYLLAVASLGVYGVTLGGWASNNKYSFLGGLRASAQMISYEIPLGLALLAALLYYGTVLPDSIVRLQVSEGWGVLAQPLAALIFFIAILAEANRAPFDNAEAEQELVGGYHTEYSSMRFALYFLAEYAHLVTSSAFLVLIFFGGYHVPFIPGLNELTSPDNVTVWGVLTKIGVFFGKVVGVAVFSMVIRWTIPRMRYDQVMMMAWQFVIPVALALVVSVSILITLGASGLLPMLVINVILMALTVMAAPLIPKSTSNRKLPLYGSRFSPMPGERVRTVSDESSALHDAPAAY, from the coding sequence ATGAGCGGCCTCTTTGACTGGGTCACCCCCCAACTCGTCACTTCCGCGATCGTCATCATCGCGATCGTGCACGTCATCCTCATTCTCGTCGCCTACCTCGTGCAGGCCGAGCGCAAGTTCTCCGCGTACATCCAGGACCGCATCGGCCCCAACCGCACGGGGTTCGATTTCGGCCTGCCGGCGCTGAAGTTCCTGAAGGGCTGCCTGGGCTTCGGCCAGCCGCTGGCCGACGGCATCAAGTTCATGCTCAAGGAGGACTACACCCCCACCCGCGTGGACAAGGTGCTGTTCACCCTGGCCCCGATCATCATCGTGACGCCCGCGCTCATGGGGTTCATCGTGATCCCCTGGGGCGGGCACTGGAACGGCGACGTCCCGTTCCTCGGCAACGTCACCGAGGGCACGACCGTCGCCATCGCCGGCGCGTCGATCAACGTCGGGATCATCTATCTGCTGGCCGTCGCGTCGCTGGGGGTCTACGGCGTCACGCTGGGGGGCTGGGCGAGCAACAACAAGTACTCGTTCCTGGGCGGGCTGCGCGCCAGCGCCCAGATGATCTCGTACGAGATTCCCCTCGGGCTCGCGCTGCTCGCGGCCCTGCTGTACTACGGCACGGTGCTGCCCGACTCGATCGTCCGCCTGCAGGTGAGCGAGGGGTGGGGCGTGCTGGCCCAGCCGCTGGCGGCGTTGATCTTCTTCATCGCGATCCTGGCGGAGGCCAACCGGGCCCCGTTCGACAACGCCGAGGCCGAGCAGGAACTGGTGGGGGGGTACCACACCGAGTATTCGTCGATGCGGTTCGCGCTGTACTTCCTGGCGGAGTACGCGCACCTGGTGACGAGCTCGGCGTTCCTGGTGCTGATCTTCTTCGGCGGGTACCACGTGCCGTTCATCCCCGGGCTGAACGAGCTCACGAGCCCGGACAACGTGACGGTGTGGGGCGTGCTGACGAAGATCGGGGTGTTCTTCGGCAAGGTCGTGGGCGTCGCGGTGTTCAGCATGGTCATCCGCTGGACGATTCCCCGCATGCGGTACGACCAGGTCATGATGATGGCCTGGCAGTTCGTGATCCCCGTGGCGCTGGCGCTCGTGGTGAGCGTCAGCATCCTGATCACGCTGGGCGCGAGCGGGCTGCTGCCGATGCTGGTGATCAACGTCATCCTGATGGCGCTGACCGTGATGGCCGCCCCGCTCATCCCCAAGAGCACCTCGAACCGCAAGCTGCCGCTCTACGGCTCGCGCTTCAGCCCCATGCCCGGCGAACGCGTGCGGACCGTCTCCGACGAGTCCTCCGCCCTCCACGACGCGCCCGCGGCGTACTGA